Proteins encoded by one window of Pseudochaenichthys georgianus chromosome 9, fPseGeo1.2, whole genome shotgun sequence:
- the fbxw8 gene encoding F-box/WD repeat-containing protein 8 codes for MAEEELAAFRESWKEELTSKNDEERLVCAPSSDVPSQSGQGDLRKRYFEDSKYLNTADSTSKLTERECTDDASDTEDQPEYVSIARSLLDGRTSPLLDRIQEERTRRKRQYQNTTNACSKSLQQKQKQQQQPQRKVKKEEELLDQLIQDLNEVNDIPFFDIELPYELALKIFRNLNCTELGRCAQVSRAWRVLAEDGVLWFKMCRGEGYHQEASVSDSPCWKSTLRDCRNSAKTVRSNWKNRVGSISQLQFELGKVLCDVSSCDSFVLAGYTSGDVRLWDTLHWDSTASFLKINSLSDNSVPRPQVSHVQVNSSVAAAAYEDGCVDLWSTETGGEPLLHYQSPERPQALALGPDSPSLGSAAGPHVRLDSADDRGYWRTLCRAQLPKTVESLVLVPGRGQQGPLAALSAGDAVYLLDPREEEPRTLHSVYGHPVTCLDASDSQVALGVKRTGWAMHDGGNKIHVYSLETGKPVSSVGDSLGDFTCINLRDSPPHLLVCGNKDRRVRVFDLRSGSSVASLYGHHLGVTSVQIDDWKIVSGGGEGLVCVWEMRMGSKLWEMHNRHPVRHVNFNSSTLVTANIPDDKSPRGACITDDDLTAHRRHRGVICHYDFSEDALSQDHILPICRSDYIESSGYNYNIGLTVPYDRLPGAHPSL; via the exons ATGGCCGAGGAAGAACTTGCTGCGTTCAGGGAGAGTTGGAAAGAAGAACTAACTAGTAAAAACGACGAGGAGCGACTTGTTTGTGCCCCTTCCTCGGATGTTCCTAGTCAGTCAGGTCAGGGAGACTTGAGAAAAAGgtattttgaagactcaaaatATCTCAACACAGCCGATAGTACTTCAAAGCTAACAGAAAGGGAATGCACTGATGATGCCTCAGATACAGAGGATCAGCCTGAGTATGTGTCCATTGCACGGAGTTTGCTGGATGGGAGGACCAGTCCTCTGCTGGACAGGATTCAGGAGGAGAGAACCAGGAGAAAGAGGCAGTATCAAAACACGACCAACGCCTGCAGCAAATCCCTGcagcaaaaacaaaagcaacAGCAGCAGCCTCAGAGAAAAgtcaagaaagaagaagagctTTTGGATCAACTTATTCAGGACCtg AATGAAGTCAACGACATTCCTTTCTTTGATATCGAGCTGCCGTATGAGTTAGCCCTGAAAATATTCCGAAATCTCAACTGTACTGAGCTGGGCCGATGTGCACAG GTGAGCAGGGCATGGAGAGTCCTTGCAGAGGACGGCGTTCTGTGGTTCAAGATGTGCAGAGGGGAGGGCTACCACCAGGAGGCCAGCGTGTCTGACTCCCCCTGCTGGAAGAGCACGCTGCGGGACTGCAGGAACTCGGCCAAGACCGTGCGCTCCAACTGGAAG AATCGAGTGGGCTCCATCAGCCAGCTGCAGTTCGAGCTGGGCAAGGTGCTGTGTGACGTCAGCTCCTGTGACTCCTTCGTCTTGGCTGG GTACACATCTGGGGATGTGAGGCTATGGGACACGCTGCACTGGGACTCCACCGCCTCCTTTCTGAAGATCAACAGCCTGTCAGACAACTCTGTCCCCAGACCTCAGGTCAGCCACGTCCAGGTCAACAGCTCGGTGGCTGCTGCTGCGTATGAAGATG GCTGTGTGGACCTGTGGAGCACAGAGACAGGtggagagcccctcctccactaCCAGAGCCCGGAGAGGCCCCAGGCCCTGGCCCTGGGCCCCGACAGCCCCAGCCTGGGCTCGGCTGCCGGGCCTCACGTCCGGCTGGACAGCGCCGACGACCGCGGCTACTGGAGGACGCTCTGCAGGGCGCAGCTCCCAAAGACT GTAGAGAGCCTGGTCCTGGTGCCGGGCCGGGGGCAGCAGGGCCCGCTGGCTGCTCTCTCAGCAGGAGACGCTGTGTACCTGTTGGACCCTCGGGAGGAAGAGCCGCGGACCCTCCACTCAGTTTACGGTCACCCTGTTACCTGCCTCGATGCCTCCGACTCCCAGGTTGCACTGGGAGTGAAACGCACTGGCTGGGCCATGCACGATGGAGGAAACAAG ATCCACGTCTACAGCCTAGAGACGGGTAAACCTGTGTCTTCTGTGGGCGACTCGCTGGGAGACTTCACGTGCATCAACCTGAGAGACAGCCCTCCTCACCTGCTGGTGTGTGGAAACAAAGACAGGAG GGTGAGGGTGTTTGACCTGCGATCCGGCTCCTCTGTGGCGTCCCTGTACGGCCACCACCTGGGTGTCACCTCCGTTCAAATTGACGACTGGAAGATCGTGAGCGGCGGAGGCGAgggattggtgtgtgtgtgggagatgaGGATGGGATCCAAGCTGTGGGAGATGCACAACAG GCATCCTGTCAGGCATGTTAACTTCAACAGCAGCACCCTGGTAACCGCCAACATCCCCGATGACAAGTCGCCGAGGGGAGCCTGCATCACAGACGATGACCTTACAGCTCACCGCAG ACACAGAGGAGTCATCTGCCATTACGACTTCTCGGAGGACGCGCTGTCCCAGGATCACATCCTGCCCATCTGCAGGTCCGACTACATCGAGTCCTCCGGGTACAACTACAACATCGGGCTGACTGTGCCCTACGACAGGCTGCCGGGCGCCCACCCCTCCCTCTGA